The Cloacibacillus sp. DNA window ATATTACTGGCGCTGGACAGAATATCGTCTGTGCCTCCGCAGTTTATGGCGGGACGATAAATCTTTTTGCCGTTACTTTAAAAAAGCTTGGGATAGAGGTGCGTTTCATCGACCAGAGTATGAGCGATGATGAGATCGGGGCGCGTTTTGACGGAGATACACGGCTTCTTTTCGGCGAGACTATCGCAAACCCGGCGCTAGAGGTCTTTGATATAGAACGTTTCGCAAAGATTGCGCATTCTCACGGCGTGCCGCTCGTGGTGGATAATACTTTTGCCACGCCGATACTCTGCCGCCCGTTTGAATTTGGCGCCGACATCGTCACTCATTCCACCTCAAAGTACATGGACGGTCACGCAAGCGTTGTCGGCGGCGTCATTGTCGACGGAGGTTCGTTTGACTGGGAGGCCGCGGGGAAGTATCCAGAACTTTGCAGCCCCGACGATTCCTATCACGGCGTCGTCTACACGCAGAGTTTTGGCGGGGCGGCCTATATCACTAAGGCGCGCGTGCAGCTGATGCGCGATCTCGGCGTGACGCCGCAGCCTCTGGCTGCCTTTATTCTGAATCTAGGGCTTGAATCTCTGCCTCTTAGGATAGCAAAGCACAGCAGCAACGCGCGGTTTATCGCGGAACGTCTTCTTGAGGACTCTCATGTGGAGTGGGTGAAATATCCGGGGCTTGCCTCTTCCGATCAGTACGAGCGCGCGAAAAAGTATCTGCGGGACGGTCAGAGCGGCGTTATTTCCTTCGGAGTGAAGGGCGGACGCGAGGCGGCGATGAGGTTCCTGGACTCTCTTGAGCTTGCGTCGATAGTGGTACACGTAGCGGACGCGAGAACTTCCGCGCTCCATCCGGCCAGCACAACGCATCGTCAGCTTGACGACGAACAGCTGAAGGCCTGCGGGATCGGCCCGGAGCTTGTGAGGCTTTCGCTAGGCATCGAAGACCCCGGCGACATTTGGGACGATATAGCCAGCGCGCTTCTCAAAACGGAAGGAGTGTAAAGGAGTATGCCTATCAAGATTCCCGACGGGCTTCCGGCGGAGCAGACATTAAACAACGAAAATATTTTCGTCATGCACGAACTTAGGGCGGCGAAGCAGGATATTCGTCCGCTCCATGTGGCTTTGCT harbors:
- a CDS encoding O-acetylhomoserine aminocarboxypropyltransferase/cysteine synthase family protein translates to MQRKKRGLDTICVQAGWTPENGEPRILPIYQSTTYKFTSAGELGELFDLKTEGHMYSRISNPTVAAVESKIAELEGGTGALCTSSGQAATLLAVLNITGAGQNIVCASAVYGGTINLFAVTLKKLGIEVRFIDQSMSDDEIGARFDGDTRLLFGETIANPALEVFDIERFAKIAHSHGVPLVVDNTFATPILCRPFEFGADIVTHSTSKYMDGHASVVGGVIVDGGSFDWEAAGKYPELCSPDDSYHGVVYTQSFGGAAYITKARVQLMRDLGVTPQPLAAFILNLGLESLPLRIAKHSSNARFIAERLLEDSHVEWVKYPGLASSDQYERAKKYLRDGQSGVISFGVKGGREAAMRFLDSLELASIVVHVADARTSALHPASTTHRQLDDEQLKACGIGPELVRLSLGIEDPGDIWDDIASALLKTEGV